One window of Pseudacidobacterium ailaaui genomic DNA carries:
- a CDS encoding arsenate reductase ArsC, which produces MTDTTYNVLFICTGNSARSILAEGLLNALGQGRFSAYSAGSHPKGEVHPLALATLERLGLPTTGYRSKSWDEFVRPDAPTFDFIFTVCDNAAGEACPMWPGKPVSAHWGVPDPAAVEGTEEQQRKAFMDAAITLRRRIELFLSLPLQSLDALSLQRGLRDIGRQ; this is translated from the coding sequence ATGACCGATACCACCTACAACGTCTTGTTCATCTGCACGGGCAATTCCGCCCGTTCCATTCTGGCCGAAGGCCTACTCAACGCGCTGGGCCAAGGCCGCTTTTCTGCCTATTCCGCTGGCAGTCACCCAAAGGGTGAGGTCCACCCGCTGGCACTCGCCACGCTGGAGCGGCTGGGCTTGCCAACCACCGGTTACCGCAGTAAGAGTTGGGACGAGTTCGTGAGGCCCGACGCGCCGACGTTCGACTTCATCTTCACCGTTTGCGACAACGCTGCTGGCGAGGCGTGTCCGATGTGGCCGGGCAAGCCCGTGTCGGCCCATTGGGGCGTGCCTGACCCGGCCGCGGTCGAAGGTACCGAGGAACAACAACGCAAGGCATTCATGGATGCGGCGATCACGCTGCGTCGGCGCATCGAGCTTTTCCTGTCGCTGCCATTGCAAAGCCTTGATGCTCTCTCGTTGCAGCGTGGGCTGCGCGATATTGGACGTCAGTGA
- a CDS encoding ArsR/SmtB family transcription factor, which translates to MKEDQAVSALSALAHNQRLRVFRALVVAGPEGLTPSKLADQLDVPRNTLSFHLKELAHAGLVTIEQQGRNLIYRAEYGHMNGLIRYLTEHCCQGGVCEVSDTTIRCDC; encoded by the coding sequence ATGAAGGAAGACCAAGCTGTTTCCGCATTAAGCGCCCTGGCACACAACCAACGGTTGCGCGTATTTCGCGCCCTGGTCGTTGCCGGTCCGGAAGGGCTGACGCCGAGCAAGCTGGCTGACCAGCTCGATGTGCCGCGTAACACCTTGTCCTTCCATCTGAAAGAACTGGCCCATGCTGGTCTCGTCACGATCGAGCAGCAGGGCCGCAATCTGATCTATCGGGCCGAGTATGGACACATGAACGGTCTGATCCGCTACCTGACCGAGCATTGCTGCCAAGGCGGCGTTTGCGAGGTTTCCGATACCACTATTCGCTGCGACTGCTGA
- a CDS encoding DUF3311 domain-containing protein encodes MKSRRALWYWLLLLPALALMFPGAYARQDPELFGFPFFYWYQMAWIVLTSVLSGFVYLVTTEKGPTAGSGNCTRQGPSSEHLR; translated from the coding sequence ATGAAGTCACGCCGAGCACTCTGGTATTGGCTGCTGTTGCTTCCTGCACTCGCCCTTATGTTTCCCGGGGCCTATGCGCGGCAGGACCCGGAGCTGTTCGGCTTTCCGTTTTTCTACTGGTACCAGATGGCCTGGATCGTACTGACCAGTGTCCTTTCCGGTTTCGTATATTTGGTAACAACAGAAAAGGGACCGACTGCAGGGTCGGGCAACTGTACCCGGCAGGGACCATCTTCAGAACATCTGCGCTGA
- a CDS encoding DUF488 domain-containing protein, whose translation MLTIGHSTLPIETFLAILKAHDVRWLVDIRTIPRSRHNPQFAQEDLEESLRRIRIHYRWQKSLGGLRHARKDSINTGWRNASFRGYADYMQTPEFAAAINELLKASPHERTAIMCAEAVPWRCHRSLVADALLVQNVPVQDIFYDAKGHSRQQPHKLTSFARVEGTRLWYPAEDDLFASGIQSEA comes from the coding sequence ATGCTGACCATTGGCCATTCCACGCTGCCGATTGAAACCTTCCTGGCAATTCTGAAGGCCCACGATGTGCGCTGGCTGGTCGACATCCGTACCATTCCCAGGTCGAGGCACAACCCTCAGTTCGCTCAGGAAGACCTGGAAGAGTCACTCAGGCGCATCAGGATCCATTACCGCTGGCAGAAGTCGCTGGGCGGACTGCGTCATGCTCGGAAGGATTCCATCAACACCGGATGGCGCAATGCCAGCTTTCGTGGATATGCCGATTACATGCAGACGCCTGAATTTGCTGCGGCAATCAACGAGCTGCTGAAAGCCAGTCCGCACGAGCGTACGGCAATCATGTGCGCAGAGGCGGTGCCGTGGCGTTGTCATCGCTCACTGGTGGCAGATGCGCTGCTGGTACAGAACGTCCCGGTTCAAGACATCTTTTACGATGCCAAGGGGCACAGCCGCCAGCAGCCGCACAAACTCACCTCATTTGCGCGGGTCGAGGGGACGCGCTTATGGTACCCGGCCGAGGACGACCTATTTGCTTCCGGTATACAATCCGAAGCATGA
- a CDS encoding glycerophosphodiester phosphodiesterase, with amino-acid sequence MLKVLAFGLAVLLASTPNAQMVLVQGHRGSRATRPENTIPAFEYAIQHGADVLELDLAVTRDNVLVVSHFPFITPDHPGERICTGPEVPPHTAIRSLTLEQVKQYDCGSATLPNFPRQMAIPGTRIPTFDEVLDLATQDNFDFNVETKSFPSHPELTPSPEEFVKLVDDAVRRHHLQSRVILQSFDFRTLTAMKKLDPSIRLSALLSDNAKDDALMGIPATNKNFVSVGKQTGAQIISPNYHLVTPEKVAAAHAAGLQVVPWTVNAPEDWQKMVDAGVDAIITDDPEALVEWLRTKKLHN; translated from the coding sequence ATGTTGAAAGTCCTGGCTTTTGGTCTTGCTGTGTTGCTGGCCTCTACTCCCAACGCGCAAATGGTCCTGGTGCAAGGACACCGCGGTTCCCGCGCTACGCGCCCGGAAAATACGATTCCCGCCTTTGAATATGCCATCCAGCACGGTGCTGACGTTCTGGAGCTCGATCTTGCCGTCACCCGGGACAATGTTTTGGTGGTCTCCCACTTCCCTTTCATTACACCAGACCACCCTGGTGAGCGCATCTGCACCGGACCTGAAGTCCCTCCGCATACGGCCATTCGCTCGCTCACACTGGAGCAGGTAAAGCAGTACGATTGCGGATCGGCAACGTTGCCGAACTTTCCCCGGCAAATGGCCATACCCGGGACCCGGATTCCGACCTTCGACGAGGTGCTGGACCTTGCCACACAAGACAACTTTGACTTCAATGTTGAAACCAAAAGCTTCCCCAGCCATCCTGAGCTGACGCCTTCGCCCGAAGAATTCGTGAAGCTGGTGGATGATGCAGTCCGGCGGCACCACCTGCAATCGCGAGTGATTCTGCAAAGCTTTGACTTCCGTACCCTGACTGCGATGAAGAAGCTGGACCCTTCCATCCGCCTTTCAGCGCTCCTCAGTGACAACGCAAAGGACGATGCGCTGATGGGCATTCCCGCCACAAACAAGAACTTTGTTTCAGTGGGAAAACAAACCGGAGCACAGATCATCAGCCCGAACTATCATCTGGTGACGCCGGAAAAGGTCGCCGCGGCCCATGCCGCAGGATTGCAGGTTGTTCCCTGGACGGTCAACGCCCCGGAGGACTGGCAAAAGATGGTGGATGCCGGAGTCGATGCCATCATTACGGACGATCCTGAGGCCCTGGTCGAGTGGCTGCGAACCAAGAAGCTGCACAACTAA
- a CDS encoding ZIP family metal transporter: MLLSLILGSVAAFADIFGGLVLVRSHWEKRYLRYFVALGAGFMLAVAFLEMLPESMAVSARWAPLLVLAGYCVVHLLEHTIVPHFHFGEETHQDEFLSSHTSYSVLAGLAVHALFDGIAIASGFVLSSRLGWLIFIAIFLHKVPEGFTVASVMMASGRGRMAAVTAAAILAAATLLGVVLINVLPSWVQAGLPLSAGVAIYVAATDLVPEVNREPGIRMALVFFAGVLLFLLLRTFLPEI; the protein is encoded by the coding sequence ATGCTCCTTTCACTCATTCTCGGGTCCGTGGCCGCCTTCGCTGACATCTTTGGCGGGCTGGTCCTTGTCCGCTCTCACTGGGAAAAGCGCTATCTGCGCTATTTCGTCGCATTGGGGGCGGGGTTCATGCTGGCCGTAGCTTTTCTTGAGATGCTGCCGGAAAGCATGGCTGTCTCAGCCCGATGGGCGCCGCTGCTGGTGCTTGCCGGCTATTGCGTTGTGCATCTGCTGGAACACACCATTGTGCCGCACTTCCATTTTGGAGAAGAGACCCATCAGGACGAATTTCTCTCATCCCATACCAGCTATTCCGTCCTTGCCGGACTTGCCGTGCACGCGCTTTTTGATGGCATTGCCATCGCCTCAGGGTTTGTTCTCTCCAGCAGGCTTGGCTGGCTGATCTTCATCGCGATTTTTCTCCACAAGGTCCCGGAAGGCTTCACGGTCGCATCGGTCATGATGGCATCAGGCCGTGGTCGCATGGCTGCGGTCACAGCGGCAGCCATTCTGGCCGCGGCCACGCTGCTGGGAGTTGTCCTCATCAATGTCCTTCCCTCCTGGGTGCAGGCGGGCCTGCCGCTTTCCGCCGGAGTGGCCATTTATGTGGCCGCCACCGACCTGGTTCCTGAAGTAAACCGCGAGCCGGGCATCCGCATGGCACTGGTCTTCTTTGCCGGAGTACTGCTGTTCCTTTTGCTGCGGACGTTTCTCCCCGAGATCTAA
- a CDS encoding VWA domain-containing protein: MSAVRPGFCISPVCGGQQPSREATVPSAQSAPTIRVNTSVVLVPALVERPSGEIVYGLTQKDFILEDNGVQQDLHVDDDLDAQPVSLVVCIQRGRSAALEFDKYAKLGPLLDLFTAGGRGEAALVVFDSKPLFLEGFTRDTSILSDDLRRLRPGDGGAAILDAVGYSVDLLEHRPPDHRRILLLISESRDHGSKHSSAQDLVEHIGSSNTLVLGLTFSPTKAGLMDWGRGNAEGGASLNLLAPLLMAAAAVKKNAPRELAVMSGGEYASFTREKGFEDQVAELASHARNRYILSFHPSDPAPGLHRVVVKLTSDYGAHVVARNSYWVPSNTDSSHSMP; the protein is encoded by the coding sequence GTGTCTGCTGTCCGTCCTGGCTTTTGCATTTCCCCTGTTTGCGGGGGCCAGCAGCCATCCAGAGAAGCAACGGTACCCTCGGCGCAGTCGGCCCCTACCATTCGTGTGAATACGAGCGTCGTCCTTGTGCCCGCACTGGTGGAGAGGCCCTCGGGCGAAATTGTTTACGGGCTAACACAAAAAGATTTCATCCTGGAAGACAATGGGGTGCAACAGGACCTTCATGTGGATGACGACCTCGATGCGCAGCCTGTATCCCTGGTGGTCTGTATCCAGCGTGGCCGTTCCGCTGCTCTGGAATTTGATAAATACGCAAAACTGGGACCTCTGCTTGACCTCTTTACTGCGGGAGGCCGGGGAGAGGCCGCGTTGGTTGTCTTTGACTCTAAGCCGCTTTTTCTTGAAGGATTCACTCGAGATACCAGCATTCTCTCCGATGATCTTCGCCGGTTGCGCCCGGGTGACGGTGGTGCTGCGATCCTCGATGCAGTTGGCTACTCTGTCGACCTGCTAGAGCATCGGCCGCCTGACCACAGGCGTATTCTTCTGCTCATCAGCGAATCGCGCGACCATGGCAGCAAGCACTCCAGCGCACAAGACCTGGTCGAACACATCGGCTCAAGCAATACTCTGGTGCTGGGCCTGACTTTTTCTCCCACCAAAGCCGGACTCATGGACTGGGGCAGGGGGAATGCTGAGGGAGGAGCCTCTTTGAACCTTCTGGCCCCGCTCCTGATGGCCGCCGCAGCTGTGAAGAAGAATGCCCCGCGCGAACTGGCAGTCATGAGCGGAGGAGAATATGCATCCTTTACCCGAGAAAAAGGTTTTGAAGACCAGGTGGCAGAGCTGGCCAGTCATGCCCGCAATCGCTACATTCTCAGCTTTCACCCGTCAGACCCGGCGCCGGGACTGCACCGCGTTGTGGTAAAGCTTACCAGCGACTATGGCGCGCACGTGGTGGCCCGAAACAGCTACTGGGTCCCCTCGAACACCGACAGCTCGCATTCGATGCCATAG
- a CDS encoding DHA2 family efflux MFS transporter permease subunit produces MATQTLAAPEALTKERWRPRANPWAIAATVALAAFMEVLDTSIANVALPHIAGSLGASQDESTWVLTAYLVSNAVVLPMGGWAASIMGRKNFFMFCITIFTLSSFLCGIAPTLGILLVARVLQGFGGGGLQPMAQAIMADSFEPSKRGLAFALYGIVAILAPSIGPTLGGWITDNYSWHWIFYINIPVGILALVLVQRMVDDPPWIKADRSRLRNVDGLGIALLIISMAALQITLDKGEEKDWFQSDFIRFFGTTFAISFAALLFWEWHTKNPIMELRLFKNKNFATCCFLMLFTGGLLNATTVLQPQFLQAQLGYTATIAGLSLSAGGLVLLLMMPLAGQAVSRFPARNIILFGFACFAFSYYFTATRINLGLSFGMASWLRIVQIFSIPFVFISITTAAYFGMPVEKNNQVAGLINFVRNIGGSILISITNAGITELGQFHQDQMLKHLTPSNANLQRQISALSGVFTHSAGSANADYLAQGQIYNQLLQQSQALAYKDMYFILCAASLIMIPLSLLLRKNKPGAGGEIAVH; encoded by the coding sequence ATGGCGACACAAACACTCGCTGCACCGGAAGCATTGACAAAAGAACGCTGGCGGCCCCGCGCCAATCCCTGGGCCATTGCTGCAACTGTAGCGCTTGCCGCTTTTATGGAGGTACTTGACACCTCCATTGCCAACGTTGCGCTGCCGCATATCGCTGGCAGCCTGGGGGCCAGCCAGGATGAAAGCACCTGGGTCCTGACGGCCTATCTTGTCTCCAACGCCGTGGTGCTGCCGATGGGCGGATGGGCGGCCAGTATTATGGGCCGCAAGAACTTTTTCATGTTCTGCATTACCATCTTCACCCTCAGCTCATTTCTTTGCGGCATCGCTCCAACACTCGGGATTCTTCTGGTGGCCCGCGTGCTCCAGGGCTTTGGCGGAGGGGGCCTGCAGCCGATGGCGCAGGCCATTATGGCTGACTCTTTTGAGCCTTCCAAGCGCGGACTCGCCTTTGCCCTCTATGGCATTGTGGCGATTCTCGCCCCTTCCATCGGGCCCACGCTGGGTGGCTGGATTACGGACAACTACAGTTGGCACTGGATCTTCTACATCAACATCCCGGTCGGTATTCTGGCCCTTGTTCTCGTTCAACGCATGGTGGATGATCCTCCCTGGATCAAGGCAGACCGCAGCCGGCTGCGCAACGTGGATGGGCTTGGCATCGCGCTGCTGATTATTTCCATGGCGGCCCTTCAGATTACGCTGGACAAGGGCGAAGAAAAGGACTGGTTCCAGTCCGACTTTATCCGCTTCTTCGGGACCACCTTTGCCATCTCCTTTGCCGCACTGCTGTTCTGGGAGTGGCACACGAAAAATCCCATCATGGAATTGCGCCTGTTTAAAAACAAAAATTTTGCCACCTGCTGCTTCCTGATGCTGTTTACCGGCGGCCTTCTGAATGCCACCACAGTCTTGCAGCCCCAGTTTTTGCAGGCGCAGCTGGGATACACGGCCACCATTGCCGGCTTGTCACTCTCTGCCGGGGGCCTGGTGCTTCTTTTGATGATGCCACTGGCTGGACAGGCCGTCAGCCGCTTTCCAGCCCGGAACATCATCCTCTTTGGCTTTGCCTGTTTTGCCTTTTCCTACTACTTCACGGCAACGCGCATCAATCTCGGGCTGAGCTTTGGGATGGCTTCATGGCTCAGGATCGTCCAGATCTTCTCCATCCCCTTTGTCTTCATCTCCATCACTACGGCTGCTTATTTCGGCATGCCTGTTGAGAAAAACAACCAGGTAGCTGGACTGATCAATTTTGTACGCAATATTGGCGGCAGCATTCTCATCTCAATTACCAATGCCGGAATCACGGAACTGGGGCAGTTCCATCAGGACCAGATGCTGAAGCACCTGACGCCATCCAATGCCAATCTCCAGCGTCAGATCAGTGCACTGAGCGGTGTATTTACGCACAGTGCGGGATCGGCCAATGCGGACTATCTGGCCCAGGGACAAATCTATAACCAGTTACTCCAGCAATCCCAGGCGCTTGCCTATAAAGACATGTATTTCATCCTTTGCGCCGCCTCGCTCATCATGATTCCGCTCAGTCTTCTTCTGCGCAAAAACAAGCCGGGTGCAGGAGGAGAGATTGCTGTGCACTGA
- the pgeF gene encoding peptidoglycan editing factor PgeF, with protein MNLGFTAEDDRKNVLANREKFLHALSKGKAPTPSLVTLKQIHSSVVHVVDRSHTAEDPRLQGDGMMTSERGIVLGIQTADCIPVLVIDQNRRAVAAFHAGWRGTLKRIVEVGIGRMRAEFGSEPEDLSAAIGPGIRQCCYAVGEEVREQFFSQFVYADQLFREVSTTDPVKDKYPLLFLTARPPGHGHSSQVLYLDLIEANRRQLMDAGVREDAIFVQGDCTCCQRDRYFSYRAEHGQTGRMLSAVGLRG; from the coding sequence ATGAACCTGGGCTTTACCGCAGAGGACGACAGAAAAAACGTGCTGGCCAACCGGGAGAAGTTCCTCCATGCCCTCAGCAAAGGGAAGGCACCCACGCCTTCTTTGGTTACTTTAAAGCAGATCCACTCTTCTGTTGTGCATGTGGTGGACCGCAGCCATACCGCCGAAGATCCCCGGTTACAGGGCGATGGCATGATGACCTCCGAGAGGGGGATCGTACTTGGCATTCAGACAGCAGACTGCATTCCGGTTTTGGTCATAGACCAAAACCGGCGCGCTGTGGCTGCGTTCCATGCCGGCTGGCGTGGTACGCTGAAACGCATTGTCGAAGTGGGAATCGGGCGGATGAGGGCGGAATTTGGCAGCGAGCCGGAAGACCTCTCTGCAGCCATCGGACCGGGCATCCGCCAATGCTGCTATGCCGTTGGGGAAGAGGTACGCGAGCAGTTCTTCTCGCAGTTCGTCTATGCGGACCAACTGTTCCGCGAAGTCTCAACTACTGACCCAGTAAAAGACAAGTACCCTCTTCTCTTTCTGACGGCCCGTCCTCCCGGGCATGGCCATTCCAGCCAGGTACTGTACCTGGACCTGATTGAGGCCAACCGCAGACAATTGATGGATGCGGGGGTCCGCGAGGATGCAATCTTTGTGCAGGGGGACTGCACGTGTTGCCAAAGGGACCGCTATTTCTCCTATCGGGCCGAGCATGGTCAGACAGGCCGCATGTTGTCAGCCGTGGGACTTAGGGGGTAG
- a CDS encoding integration host factor subunit beta, protein MTKADLVEEVTQLGDLTRRDGEVIVETIFDSVIQALKAGDKIEIRGFGSFRIRQRKPRTGRNPKTGAKVEVPAKRVPYFKPSKELRDLVNPKDEASPAEPTA, encoded by the coding sequence ATGACAAAAGCAGATTTGGTGGAGGAAGTGACCCAGCTAGGCGACTTGACGCGACGCGATGGCGAAGTCATTGTGGAAACAATCTTCGATTCTGTAATTCAGGCGCTCAAGGCCGGAGACAAGATTGAGATCCGAGGGTTCGGCAGCTTCCGTATCCGGCAGAGAAAACCGCGCACCGGGCGCAATCCAAAAACCGGGGCAAAGGTCGAGGTGCCGGCCAAGCGCGTTCCTTACTTTAAACCCAGCAAAGAGTTGCGCGACCTAGTGAATCCAAAGGATGAAGCCAGTCCGGCAGAACCTACTGCATAG
- the sppA gene encoding signal peptide peptidase SppA, with amino-acid sequence MSEEKRSSGWFWFLLGGGLFAALVVVVALLGYAAVKTLGGDSNFRGSSVGVIDINGVIVSAQNTVDQLRKFEQDDSIKAIILHINSPGGGAAASQEIYEEVSHIRNEKKKPIVASIESIGASGAYYIASGTNRIYANNASIVGSIGVIMEWTNYGDLLKWAKLKPEVLKAGSLKDAGSPVREMTPEEKAYFQGLIDNMHEQFIHDVAQGRGIPEAALKPLATGQVWTGQQALPLHLIDKQGGFRDALLDTARQVGISGEPNVVKPAKKRHSLLDLITTDADDLWPNPERLLEKQAGFYFLWK; translated from the coding sequence ATGAGTGAAGAAAAACGCAGCTCCGGATGGTTCTGGTTTTTGCTTGGGGGCGGTCTTTTTGCCGCTCTGGTTGTTGTGGTCGCACTGCTGGGGTACGCGGCTGTAAAGACGCTGGGCGGTGACAGCAATTTCCGCGGAAGTAGCGTCGGGGTCATCGACATCAATGGCGTCATTGTTTCCGCCCAGAATACCGTGGACCAGTTGCGCAAGTTTGAACAGGACGACTCCATCAAGGCCATCATTCTTCACATCAATTCTCCAGGTGGAGGGGCCGCCGCCTCACAGGAGATTTACGAAGAGGTGTCCCACATCCGCAATGAGAAAAAGAAGCCCATTGTTGCGTCTATAGAAAGCATCGGGGCAAGTGGGGCCTATTACATTGCCTCCGGAACAAATAGGATTTATGCCAATAATGCCAGCATCGTCGGCTCCATTGGCGTCATTATGGAGTGGACCAACTACGGAGACCTGCTGAAATGGGCGAAATTGAAACCCGAGGTGCTGAAGGCAGGATCACTCAAAGATGCCGGATCACCCGTGCGCGAGATGACTCCGGAGGAAAAAGCGTATTTTCAGGGACTCATTGACAATATGCACGAGCAATTTATTCACGATGTGGCCCAGGGACGTGGGATTCCCGAAGCCGCGCTGAAGCCGCTGGCCACTGGGCAGGTTTGGACCGGGCAGCAGGCCCTGCCCCTGCATCTGATTGATAAACAAGGCGGCTTCAGGGATGCGCTGCTGGACACGGCCCGGCAAGTGGGGATCTCCGGCGAGCCAAACGTGGTAAAGCCCGCGAAAAAACGTCATTCTCTGCTTGACCTGATTACCACCGATGCGGACGATCTTTGGCCCAATCCGGAACGGTTACTGGAAAAACAAGCAGGCTTTTATTTTCTCTGGAAATAG
- a CDS encoding TlpA family protein disulfide reductase yields the protein MQALFLVLALLSSGCDRGSRPAQVATAAPDFTITDGNRTIHLRDFRGKTVLLNFWASWCPPCIEELPSLNALQQQMPQLVVLGVNFNDDRAAYEQFLKDHRVAFLTIHDETQKSNLAFGTTRPPESYIIDPHGVIRRKFIGPQDWTSPEILNYLENLQ from the coding sequence GTGCAGGCACTCTTCCTGGTGCTGGCGCTGCTCTCATCCGGATGTGACCGTGGCTCTCGTCCCGCGCAGGTAGCCACCGCGGCCCCGGACTTCACCATTACCGATGGCAACAGGACCATCCATCTGAGGGACTTTCGCGGTAAGACCGTTCTGCTCAATTTCTGGGCTTCCTGGTGTCCTCCATGCATTGAGGAGCTGCCGTCCCTCAATGCTTTGCAGCAGCAGATGCCGCAGCTGGTTGTCCTGGGCGTAAATTTTAACGATGATCGGGCGGCGTATGAGCAGTTTCTGAAAGACCATCGCGTTGCGTTTCTGACCATCCACGACGAGACACAAAAAAGCAACCTGGCCTTCGGAACGACAAGGCCGCCGGAAAGCTACATTATTGACCCGCATGGGGTCATCCGTCGCAAATTTATCGGCCCCCAGGACTGGACCAGTCCGGAAATTCTGAACTATCTCGAAAACCTGCAATAG
- a CDS encoding glycosyltransferase: MELTVIIPARNEQDCLEACLQSLVSQSDADWTLGRDWEVLVVDDHSTDLTRKIAAAFSDVTVLDAPPSPPGWTGKANAVWTGAKRAAGRWLLFTDADTLHEPGNLRRALHEAEKHKVAMLSYSPRQIVQGFWQRALMPLVFSELALAYPPAKVSDPESRVAAANGQFLLIEREAYFQIGGHEAVARSLLEDVELASMAKRRKLGLRFRYAPDAVSTRMYRGFRQMCEGWTKNLALLFGNPLSTAAWKLLDILLLFGLPVLAWYVPWPVSMTTPWLTARLLLLLVWFRTLWRFYRRVMKSNFPFVDCMLSVFGLPLFIWLLWRSWFGHTVAKRVVWKGRDYAGGG; this comes from the coding sequence TTGGAACTGACTGTCATTATTCCGGCACGGAATGAACAGGACTGCCTGGAGGCGTGCCTTCAGTCGCTGGTTTCGCAGTCCGATGCAGATTGGACGCTGGGACGGGACTGGGAGGTGCTGGTTGTAGATGACCACTCCACCGACCTTACCCGAAAAATTGCCGCCGCTTTTTCCGATGTGACTGTGCTCGACGCTCCCCCATCGCCACCGGGGTGGACTGGAAAGGCCAACGCCGTCTGGACAGGGGCAAAACGGGCGGCGGGCCGCTGGCTGCTGTTCACCGACGCTGATACCCTGCACGAACCCGGAAATTTGCGGCGTGCCCTGCATGAAGCTGAAAAACACAAGGTGGCCATGCTCTCCTATTCTCCGCGCCAGATTGTGCAAGGTTTCTGGCAGAGGGCGCTGATGCCTTTGGTATTCAGCGAGCTGGCCCTGGCCTATCCCCCGGCAAAGGTCTCAGACCCTGAGTCGCGCGTGGCTGCGGCCAATGGACAGTTCCTGTTGATAGAGCGCGAGGCCTATTTCCAGATCGGCGGTCATGAGGCAGTTGCCCGATCTCTGCTGGAAGACGTTGAACTTGCCTCTATGGCAAAACGCCGCAAGCTCGGTCTCCGCTTCCGCTATGCTCCGGATGCGGTCAGCACGCGCATGTATCGGGGCTTTCGGCAGATGTGTGAAGGCTGGACCAAGAACCTCGCCCTGCTCTTTGGCAACCCGCTGTCGACGGCCGCATGGAAGCTGCTGGACATTCTCCTTCTGTTTGGGCTGCCGGTGCTTGCCTGGTATGTTCCATGGCCGGTCAGTATGACCACTCCGTGGCTGACTGCGCGGCTGTTGCTCCTTCTTGTTTGGTTTCGGACGCTGTGGCGCTTTTACCGCCGTGTGATGAAATCAAATTTTCCTTTTGTCGATTGCATGCTGAGCGTTTTCGGACTGCCTCTGTTCATCTGGTTACTGTGGCGGAGCTGGTTCGGGCACACGGTCGCGAAACGCGTAGTCTGGAAAGGCAGAGATTACGCAGGCGGAGGATAG
- a CDS encoding 6-pyruvoyl trahydropterin synthase family protein, with protein MILLTRRAEFSASHYYWNEAWSDEENRRVFGKCANKNGHGHNYTLEVTVAGEVDAATGFVVDLKKLKDVLEQEVVQAYDHRHLNKEVPEFRNTIPTTENIAIAVWRRLEGKVPGAKLHRVRVYEMSDIFADYYGEP; from the coding sequence ATGATTTTACTTACCCGAAGGGCAGAGTTCTCCGCCTCGCACTACTACTGGAACGAGGCATGGTCTGATGAAGAAAACCGGCGCGTCTTTGGCAAGTGTGCGAACAAGAATGGACACGGGCACAACTACACGCTTGAGGTAACCGTGGCTGGCGAAGTTGATGCGGCGACAGGCTTTGTTGTGGACCTGAAAAAGCTGAAGGACGTTCTGGAGCAGGAAGTTGTCCAGGCCTATGACCATCGGCATTTAAACAAAGAGGTCCCGGAGTTCCGCAACACCATTCCTACCACCGAGAACATTGCCATCGCGGTATGGCGGCGCCTGGAAGGCAAGGTTCCCGGAGCAAAACTGCACCGCGTGCGCGTTTATGAAATGTCTGACATTTTTGCTGATTACTACGGAGAGCCATGA
- a CDS encoding 6-carboxytetrahydropterin synthase, producing MRAYFSRRYRISASHRLHSEAFSREKNRELYGKCNNPHGHGHNYVIEVTVGGPVDPETGMVCNLVDLDECVRKEVLERFDHTNLNLDPLFAERVPTTENLCIEIYRMLSSAFDHGEIVRVRIEETSNNFFEYPAV from the coding sequence ATGAGGGCCTATTTTTCCCGCCGCTATCGCATCAGCGCCTCACACCGCCTCCACTCTGAAGCATTCAGCCGTGAGAAGAACCGTGAGCTTTACGGCAAGTGCAACAATCCACATGGGCATGGGCACAATTACGTGATTGAAGTCACCGTGGGGGGACCGGTGGACCCGGAGACCGGCATGGTCTGCAATCTGGTGGACCTGGACGAGTGCGTGCGCAAAGAGGTCCTGGAGCGTTTCGACCACACAAATCTCAATCTGGACCCTCTTTTTGCGGAGCGTGTGCCGACCACGGAGAATCTATGTATAGAGATTTACAGGATGCTCAGTAGCGCATTTGATCATGGTGAAATCGTGCGCGTCCGTATTGAGGAAACCAGCAACAATTTTTTTGAGTATCCGGCAGTATAG